One Nicotiana sylvestris chromosome 12, ASM39365v2, whole genome shotgun sequence genomic window carries:
- the LOC104210224 gene encoding vacuolar protein-sorting-associated protein 37 homolog 1: MFKQFWGSQGQQAQQRPQEGNNDPWYAPSASSSPGSSRPATPSPSSSGSFGAQRPTDRPSSASHVSPAEAACIINALKDKSVDELRKLLSGDDVYQNFLLSLEPVKTQNKVRDELRNETLQLARENLEKEPRIMELRNQCRIIRTTELAAAQEKLHELERRKEELLKLYSPASLLHRLQDAMNKTDKESESLHRQFLDGEIDLTTFVQKYKKLRYSYHKRALTHLAAKTSVTG, encoded by the exons ATGTTCAAACAATTCTG GGGTTCTCAAGGGCAACAAGCTCAGCAACGTCCACAGGAGGGTAATAATGATCCATGGTATGCACCATCTGCAAGCAGCTCTCCCGGGTCTTCCCGTCCCGCAACTCCTAGTCCAAGCTCTTCAGGAAGCTTTGGTGCCCAAAGACCAACAGATAGGCCAAGCTCAGCATCACACGTTTCCCCTGCAGAGGCTGCATGCATTATTAATGCTTTAAAGGATAAGAG TGTTGATGAGCTAAGGAAGCTTCTATCTGGCGACGATGTTTATCAGAACTTCTTACTTTCACTTGAGCCTGTCAAAACTCAGAATAAG GTCAGGGATGAGCTTCGGAATGAAACTCTGCagcttgcta GGGAGAATTTAGAGAAAGAACCGCGGATAATGGAGCTTAGGAATCAG TGCAGAATCATCCGCACCACTGAATTGGCTGCTGCTCAAGAAAAGCTGCATGAACTGGAAAGGAGAAAAGAAGAGCTTTTGAAATTATACTCTCCTGCATCACTCCTCCATCGGTTACAAG ATGCCATGAATAAGACTGACAAGGAATCTGAAAGTCTACACAGACAGTTTCTTGATGGGGAAATTGATCTTACAACATTTGTGCAGAAGTACAAAAAACTGCGATACAGTTACCACAAACGTGCACTCACACACCTTGCTGCAAAGACATCTGTAACTGGCTGA